Proteins encoded by one window of Hafnia alvei:
- the xylE gene encoding D-xylose transporter XylE → MKQHYNSSYIFRITLVATLGGLLFGYDTAVISGTVDSINQVFVQPQGLSEAAANSLLGFCVASALIGCIIGGAMGGYLSNRFGRRNSLMISALLFLISAIGSGWPELGLSAINPDGGIPVYLSGYIPEFVIYRIIGGVGVGLASMLSPMYIAEIAPAEIRGKLVSFNQFAIIFGQLMVYCVNYFIARSGDALWLNSIGWRYMFASEAIPAILFFGLLFSVPESPRWLIARGETKRASDILTRIMGKLQAEPALKEITRSLNNPEHANARLLMFGAGVIVIGVMLSVFQQFVGINVVLYYAPEVFKTLGASTDIALLQTIIVGVINLTFTVVAIMTVDKFGRKPLQIIGALGMSLGMFGLGTAFYAQLSGVVALASMLFYVAAFAMSWGPVCWVLLAEIFPNAIRSKALAVAVAAQWIANYFVSWTFPMMDKNSYLVAHFHNGFSYWIYGVMGILAALFMWKYVPETKGKSLEELESLWTHHPRSQDQDIKI, encoded by the coding sequence ATGAAACAGCACTATAACTCATCCTATATCTTTAGAATCACGCTGGTTGCCACACTGGGAGGTCTCCTTTTTGGCTATGATACGGCGGTCATATCAGGTACGGTTGATTCGATAAATCAAGTATTTGTACAACCACAAGGCCTCAGCGAAGCCGCTGCCAACTCACTACTAGGCTTCTGCGTAGCCAGCGCGCTGATTGGATGCATCATCGGCGGTGCAATGGGTGGCTATCTCAGCAATCGCTTTGGTCGTCGAAATTCATTAATGATCTCAGCACTGCTTTTCCTTATTTCTGCTATCGGTTCTGGGTGGCCAGAATTAGGGTTAAGCGCTATTAACCCAGATGGAGGCATACCCGTTTACTTATCAGGGTATATTCCTGAGTTTGTTATTTATAGAATAATTGGTGGCGTCGGCGTAGGATTAGCGTCAATGCTATCCCCTATGTATATTGCAGAAATTGCACCGGCTGAAATAAGAGGTAAATTAGTTTCATTCAACCAGTTTGCTATTATTTTTGGCCAACTGATGGTTTATTGCGTTAACTATTTTATCGCGCGCTCTGGCGATGCGTTATGGCTAAATAGCATCGGTTGGCGCTATATGTTTGCGTCAGAGGCGATTCCGGCAATTTTATTCTTTGGTTTGCTATTTTCCGTGCCAGAAAGCCCTCGTTGGCTTATCGCTCGTGGTGAAACCAAACGGGCAAGCGATATTCTGACTCGCATCATGGGGAAATTACAGGCCGAACCTGCGCTGAAAGAAATTACTCGCTCGCTCAATAATCCAGAACATGCCAATGCACGATTGCTGATGTTTGGTGCGGGTGTCATCGTTATCGGCGTCATGCTTTCAGTATTCCAGCAGTTCGTTGGGATCAACGTGGTGCTGTATTACGCACCAGAAGTGTTTAAAACCTTGGGAGCCAGCACGGATATTGCCCTGCTACAAACCATCATTGTGGGGGTTATCAATTTAACCTTTACCGTAGTCGCCATTATGACGGTCGATAAATTTGGCCGTAAACCTTTACAGATCATCGGCGCATTGGGTATGTCGCTTGGGATGTTTGGCTTAGGCACCGCTTTCTATGCCCAGCTTTCTGGCGTGGTGGCGCTCGCGTCAATGCTGTTTTACGTGGCGGCTTTTGCTATGTCGTGGGGGCCGGTTTGTTGGGTACTACTGGCAGAAATATTCCCTAATGCAATCCGTAGCAAGGCCTTAGCGGTCGCCGTGGCAGCTCAATGGATAGCCAACTATTTTGTCTCTTGGACGTTCCCAATGATGGATAAAAACTCCTATCTGGTAGCGCATTTCCATAACGGATTTTCCTACTGGATTTATGGCGTCATGGGCATTCTCGCCGCATTGTTTATGTGGAAATATGTTCCAGAAACCAAAGGAAAATCACTCGAGGAACTCGAATCACTCTGGACTCATCATCCTCGCTCACAGGATCAAGACATTAAAATCTAA
- the xylB gene encoding xylulokinase, whose translation MYLGIDLGTSGVKAILLSEEGKVIASHGEPLQVNRPHPLWSEQDPASWWRATDAAVLALGQKHSLSNVRAVGLTGQMHGATLLDKQQNILRPAILWNDGRSAQECRELEASVPNSRQITGNLMMPGFTAPKLKWVAKHEPGVFAQIDKVLLPKDYLRWKMSGVFASDMSDAAGTMWLDVGLRDWSDELLAATGLNRSHMPTLFEGSQITGELLASIAQRWHMPVVPVVAGGGDNAAGAVGVGLYRSGQAMLSLGTSGVYFAVSDGFLSNPESAVHSFCHALPNTWHLMSVMLSAASCLDWVAKLTGLSSVAELLKEVESSAPAEAPLWFLPYLSGERTPHNNPEAKGAFWGLTHEHQRADLCRAVLEGVGFALADGMDVLHATGLKPQRITLIGGGARSAYWRQMLADISGQTLEYRTGGDVGPALGAARLAQIALHPSTPLAELLPELPLEQVHKPDAARYESYQERRRIFRELYRALEVFTLPPPNRQ comes from the coding sequence ATGTATCTGGGTATTGATTTAGGGACCTCCGGCGTAAAAGCCATTTTGCTCAGCGAAGAGGGCAAGGTGATAGCCAGCCATGGCGAGCCGTTACAGGTCAATCGTCCACATCCATTATGGTCTGAGCAAGATCCCGCATCATGGTGGCGTGCCACGGACGCGGCGGTGCTGGCGCTGGGTCAAAAGCATTCACTGAGCAACGTGCGAGCGGTTGGGCTGACAGGCCAGATGCACGGGGCTACGCTGCTCGACAAACAGCAAAATATTCTGCGACCGGCAATTCTCTGGAACGATGGGCGCAGCGCGCAGGAGTGCCGAGAATTAGAGGCGAGCGTGCCCAACTCTCGCCAGATTACCGGTAATTTAATGATGCCGGGGTTTACCGCGCCGAAGCTGAAATGGGTGGCAAAGCATGAGCCCGGCGTGTTTGCTCAGATAGATAAGGTGCTGTTACCCAAGGACTACCTCCGCTGGAAGATGAGCGGTGTTTTTGCCAGTGATATGTCCGATGCAGCAGGAACGATGTGGCTAGATGTAGGCCTGCGTGATTGGAGTGATGAACTTCTGGCAGCAACGGGGCTTAATCGCAGCCATATGCCTACGTTGTTTGAAGGCTCGCAGATTACGGGCGAATTACTGGCATCCATTGCGCAGCGTTGGCATATGCCGGTTGTGCCCGTGGTGGCGGGCGGTGGCGATAACGCAGCGGGTGCTGTGGGTGTGGGTTTATATCGTTCAGGTCAGGCGATGCTTTCGCTTGGCACATCCGGCGTCTATTTTGCCGTCAGTGATGGTTTCTTAAGTAATCCAGAAAGCGCGGTACACAGTTTCTGCCACGCATTGCCGAATACGTGGCACCTGATGTCAGTGATGCTCAGCGCGGCATCGTGTTTGGATTGGGTCGCGAAACTCACGGGGCTTAGCAGCGTGGCTGAGCTGCTAAAAGAGGTGGAAAGCAGCGCTCCGGCAGAGGCTCCGCTGTGGTTTTTACCTTATCTCTCCGGCGAGCGCACGCCGCATAATAATCCAGAAGCCAAGGGCGCATTTTGGGGGCTGACTCATGAGCACCAGCGCGCCGATTTATGCCGAGCCGTATTAGAAGGCGTGGGCTTTGCGCTGGCGGATGGGATGGATGTTTTGCACGCCACGGGCCTAAAACCGCAGCGCATTACCCTGATCGGCGGCGGCGCACGTAGCGCATATTGGCGGCAGATGCTGGCTGATATCAGTGGTCAAACGCTTGAGTACCGAACCGGTGGCGACGTTGGCCCAGCGTTAGGTGCCGCACGACTCGCCCAAATCGCACTGCATCCGAGTACGCCGCTCGCCGAACTGCTCCCCGAACTTCCGCTGGAACAGGTGCATAAACCTGATGCGGCACGATATGAGAGTTATCAAGAAAGAAGACGTATTTTCAGAGAGTTATATCGGGCGTTGGAGGTGTTTACATTGCCGCCACCGAATAGGCAATGA
- the xylA gene encoding xylose isomerase, whose protein sequence is MQSYFDQLERVRFEGTHSTNPLAFRHYNPDEIVLGKRMEEHLRFAACYWHTFCWNGADMFGIGSFDRPWQQPGEALEQAKRKADVAFEFFHKLNVPYYCFHDIDVSPEGASLKEYVNNFAVMTDVLAEKQESSGVKLLWGTANCFTNPRYGAGAATNPNPDVFAWAATQVCQAMQATKKLGGENYVLWGGREGYETLLNTDLRQEREQLGRFMQMVVDHKHKIGFQGTLLIEPKPQEPTKHQYDYDVATVYGFLKQFGLEKEIKVNIEANHATLAGHTFHHEIASAIALGIFGSVDANRGDAQLGWDTDQFPNSVEENALIMFEILKAGGFTTGGLNYDAKVRRQSTDKYDLFYGHIGAMDTMALSLKIAAKMIEDGELDRRVAKRYSGWNGEFGQQILQGKLSLDGIAQYAQQNQLAPQHQSGHQELLENVVNRYIFG, encoded by the coding sequence ATGCAATCGTATTTTGATCAACTAGAACGTGTTCGTTTTGAAGGAACTCATAGCACTAATCCTTTAGCTTTCCGCCATTACAATCCAGACGAAATTGTTCTTGGTAAACGCATGGAAGAGCACCTGCGCTTTGCGGCGTGCTACTGGCATACCTTCTGCTGGAATGGTGCGGATATGTTTGGTATCGGCTCATTTGACCGCCCTTGGCAGCAGCCGGGCGAAGCGCTGGAACAGGCGAAGCGCAAAGCCGATGTCGCCTTTGAATTCTTCCACAAGCTGAATGTGCCGTATTACTGTTTCCATGATATCGACGTGTCGCCCGAAGGCGCTTCGCTGAAAGAATACGTCAATAACTTTGCCGTGATGACCGACGTGCTAGCTGAGAAGCAAGAAAGCAGCGGTGTGAAGCTGCTGTGGGGCACGGCGAACTGCTTTACGAATCCGCGCTACGGCGCAGGTGCGGCTACTAACCCAAATCCAGACGTTTTTGCTTGGGCTGCCACTCAGGTTTGCCAAGCGATGCAGGCGACCAAAAAATTGGGTGGCGAAAACTACGTGCTGTGGGGCGGGCGTGAAGGCTATGAAACCCTGCTGAACACCGATTTACGCCAAGAGCGCGAGCAGTTAGGGCGTTTCATGCAGATGGTGGTCGATCACAAACACAAAATTGGTTTCCAAGGCACGTTGCTGATCGAACCAAAACCACAAGAGCCAACCAAGCATCAATATGACTATGATGTTGCGACGGTTTATGGATTCTTAAAACAGTTCGGTTTAGAAAAAGAGATTAAGGTAAATATCGAGGCCAACCACGCCACGCTGGCGGGTCATACGTTCCATCACGAGATCGCCAGCGCGATTGCACTGGGTATTTTTGGATCGGTAGATGCCAACCGAGGCGATGCGCAGCTCGGCTGGGACACCGATCAGTTCCCGAACAGCGTAGAAGAAAATGCGCTGATCATGTTTGAAATCCTCAAAGCAGGCGGTTTCACCACCGGTGGTCTGAACTACGACGCCAAGGTTCGTCGCCAAAGCACGGATAAATATGATTTGTTCTACGGTCATATTGGCGCCATGGATACGATGGCGCTATCGCTGAAAATTGCGGCCAAAATGATTGAAGATGGTGAACTCGATCGTCGCGTTGCGAAACGTTATTCCGGCTGGAACGGCGAATTTGGTCAGCAAATCTTGCAGGGAAAACTCTCTCTGGATGGTATTGCGCAATATGCACAGCAAAACCAGCTCGCGCCGCAGCATCAGAGCGGACATCAAGAGCTGCTGGAAAACGTGGTTAATCGTTATATTTTTGGTTGA
- the xylR gene encoding D-xylose utilization transcriptional activator XylR (D-xylose enhances binding of XylR to the xyl promoter and activates transcription.) produces MFAKRYRITLLFNANKAYDRQVVEGVGEYLQASQCDWDIFIEEDFRCRIDNIKDWLGDGVIADFDDREIEALLSHLEVPIVGVGGSYHREEDYPPVSYIATDNHALVESAFLHLKEKGINRFAFYGLPTNSDKRWAQEREYSFRQLVAKEQYQGVVYQGMETTPDNWQYAQNRLADWVQTLPPQTGIIAVTDARARHLLQVCEHLDIAVPEKISVIGIDNEELTRYLSRVALSSVAQGTRQMGYRAAKMLHQLLSSGKPSVPQRVLVPPIKVVERRSTDFRSLSDPSVIQAMHFIRHHACEGIKVEQVLDAVGMSRSNLEKRFKDETGQTIHAVIHEEKLDRARNLLIATSLSINEISQMCGYPSLQYFYSVFKKGYSMTPKDYRDRFGDNIG; encoded by the coding sequence ATGTTCGCCAAACGCTATCGCATTACATTGTTATTCAATGCCAACAAGGCGTATGACCGTCAGGTGGTGGAAGGTGTGGGTGAGTATTTACAGGCTTCTCAGTGTGATTGGGATATTTTCATCGAAGAAGACTTTCGTTGCCGTATCGACAATATTAAAGATTGGCTGGGCGATGGCGTGATTGCCGATTTTGACGACCGTGAAATCGAAGCGTTGTTAAGCCATCTCGAAGTGCCGATTGTCGGCGTCGGCGGCTCTTATCATCGTGAAGAAGACTATCCACCGGTTTCTTACATCGCCACCGATAACCATGCTCTGGTCGAAAGCGCATTTTTGCATCTCAAAGAAAAAGGCATCAATCGCTTCGCTTTTTATGGCCTGCCAACCAACAGTGATAAACGATGGGCGCAAGAGCGAGAGTATTCTTTCCGCCAGTTGGTTGCTAAAGAGCAATACCAAGGCGTGGTGTATCAAGGAATGGAAACCACGCCAGATAACTGGCAATACGCACAGAACCGGCTAGCTGACTGGGTGCAAACGCTGCCGCCACAGACGGGGATTATTGCCGTTACCGATGCGCGTGCTCGCCATCTGTTACAGGTATGCGAGCATCTTGATATTGCCGTACCTGAAAAAATTAGCGTCATCGGTATCGATAACGAAGAGCTCACGCGATATCTGTCACGCGTGGCGCTTTCATCAGTCGCACAGGGCACGCGCCAGATGGGTTATCGCGCAGCTAAAATGCTGCACCAGCTGCTATCTAGCGGAAAGCCGTCAGTACCTCAACGTGTTTTAGTTCCGCCGATAAAAGTCGTTGAACGGAGATCGACCGATTTCCGCTCGCTAAGCGATCCGTCCGTCATTCAAGCCATGCATTTTATTCGTCACCATGCCTGTGAAGGGATCAAGGTTGAGCAAGTTTTGGATGCCGTGGGCATGTCTCGTTCAAATCTAGAGAAGCGGTTTAAAGATGAAACAGGACAAACCATTCATGCCGTAATCCATGAAGAAAAGTTGGATCGCGCACGCAATCTCTTAATCGCCACCTCGCTATCGATCAATGAAATTTCCCAGATGTGCGGGTATCCGTCGCTGCAATATTTCTATTCAGTATTTAAGAAGGGATACAGCATGACGCCGAAGGATTATCGCGATCGCTTTGGTGACAATATTGGATAA